ATAAAGGCTTGCTTGATTTGCCTATCTTGTATTTAAGCGCTTATATAGTAAATAACAAAGAAGAGTATTACAATCTTTTACAAAAAGTACGTGATGAAGGTGCAATTTTAGAATGGATAGAATACATACTCAAAGGTGTAGAGCAAACTGCCATAAAGACAATTGAAACTATCATTATAATAGAAAAAATGATGATTGATGTAAGCGATATTTTACAAAATAAAACGAATTTTTACAGCAAAGACTTTGTGGAGCTTTTGTTTTCTCATCCTTATACAAAGATAGACTTTTTGATAAATAAATTAGATATTTCTAGGCAAAGTGCCTCAAAATACCTTAAAATTTGTGAAAATTTAGGGGTGCTAGAGTGCATTAAAATGGGTAGAAATAATTATTATATTAATATAGAACTTTTAAGACTTTTTAGAAAGGGAATTTTTTAAATGCAAAGTAAAATCGATAAAATCACAGATATTCTAAGACGCGATGATGGCATAAGCGGTGCTATGCATTATAGTGAGCAGATTAGCTGGGTGCTTTTTTTGAAATTTTTAGATGATTATGAAGAAGAGTTAAAGCTAGAAGCTGAGTTAGATGAAAAGCCTTATAAGGCTATTTTGCAAGAAAAATTCAGTTGGAGGGCTTGGGCAGCACCTAAAACAAACGAAGGAAAGCTTGATGTAAAAAATGCTTTAAGCGGAAGTGATTTACTAAGCTTTGTTAATGATGAGCTTTTTCCATACCTAAAAAGTTTTAAAGATAATGAAAATTTCAAAAGCATAGAGTATAAGATAGGCGGAATTTTTGAATTTATAGACAACCGCATAGCTAATGGCCATACTTTAAGAGAAGTTATAAATTTAGTCGATGAGCTAAGTTTTAGCAAAGAAAGTGATGTATTTGCTTTAGGTGAGGTTTATGAGAAGCTTTTAAAAGACATGGGAAGCGATGGGGGAAATAGCGGGGAGTTTTATACCCCAAGACCTTTGGTTAGAGCCATGGTGGAGGTGCTAGACCCTAAAGCAAAAGAGAGAATTTATGATCCTGCATGTGGGAGTTGTGGGTTTTTAGTAGAGAGTTTTTTGCATATTCTTTATGAAGATAGGGCAAAAAAGAAAAAAGCAAATTTGAGTGTGGAAGAACTTGAATTTTTACAAAATGATGCCTTGTTTGGCAAAGAAAAAACTCCGCTAAGTTATGCAATGGGCGTGATGAATATGATCTTACATGAGGTTAAGTCCCCAAATATCATCAAAACCAATACTCTAAATAAAAAAATCACAGACATAACTGAAAATGAAAAATACGAAGTGATTTTGGCAAATCCTCCTTTTGGTGGCAAAGAAAAAGATCAAATTCAAAATAACTTTCCTATAAAATCAAATGCTACCGAGCTTTTATTCTTACAGCATATTTTAAAGTCTTTGAAAAACAATGGAAGATGTGCCATAGTAGTGCCTGAAGGAGTGCTTTTTCAAAATTCAAATGCCTTTGTGAGTGTAAAAAAAGACTTGCTAGAAAATTTTAATCTCGAATGTGTTTTAAGCTTGCCAAGTGGGGTATTTTTGCCTTATAGTGCAGTAAAAACTAATGTGCTTTTTTTCTCTAAAGGACAAAGAAGTATTTGTGGTGAAAATGATGAGAGTGTGTATTACTATGAGCTTGTACCACCTTTTAAATTGACTAAAAACAAACCTTTAGAATACACACATTTGCAAGAATTTTTAAAATGTTATAAAGAAAGAAAAATCACAGCTAATTCTTATTTGGTAAGTAAAAAAGAACTTGAAGAAAGAAATTATGATTTAAGTGCTAAAAATCCAAACGTAAAAGAAGAAAAAACTTTGCGTGAAGTAGAGGAAATTTTAAGCGAATTAGAGCAAAATCAAAAACAAGCAAAAATGCTTTTTGAGAAAATTCAAAAAGCACTTGTTTAAGGCATAAAAATTATATCAACCAAATCATTTTCTTTTATATCATCATGTGCTATCATAAGTGCAGCTTTGTGGTTAAGGTTGTTGATGATGGCACTTGAGCCTTGTTTTTTGCCTTTTAAATTGGCGTAAATTTTTCCATCTTTAAATTCTATATTACAAGCTACAAATTCTAAATGCAAACTTTTTTTCTTATAGTCAGTATTTGCAAATGCCTTAAATACATAGTCTTTTTCTTGTAAAAGCCAAGCATTTAAAAGTTCTCTCACATATAAATTAAACATCACCATAGCCGAGTATGGAAAACCCGGTAGGGCAAAGATGAATTTATCTTCAAATTTGGCTATTTTGATGTGTTTACCAGGCTTTACATTGACTTTGTCTATGATGATTTCATACTCTTTAACGGCTTGTTTTAAAAAGTCAAAATCCCCCATGGAAACTCCACCAGTGGTAACTAAAATATCACACGCATTAAGTGCTTGTTTTAAAACACTCGGGGTTTTTTGCATATCATCTTTTAAAAGTGGAAAAATTCTAGCTTCAGCACCAAGTTTTTTTGCCATATTAGCTATGGCTATATGGTTTGATGAGCGAATTTGTGCAGGGTGCTCTAAGCTTTCGCCTAAGTCTTTGATCTCACTTCCGCTGCTTAGCACGCCTATGATAGGTTTAGCAAAAACGCAAATATGAAAATATCCAAGTTCGGCTAAAAGTGCTATCTCGCTATAGCCTATTTTTGTGCCTTTAGTGAGTAAAATTTCACCCTCGGTGTAGCTCTCACCCACCTTTCTCACAGCAAAGCCTTGCGGGACTTTTTCTTTGATGCAAACCACACCATTTTTAATTTCTACTTTTTCCACAGGCACTAAGGTATCACAACCATCACTCATTAAAGAGCCTGTAAAGGTTTTAACACATTCTTTATTTTGTATTTTAAAGCTTGGGAAAACTCCCGCAGGTACTTCGCCTATGATAGACAAAGGCTCATCTTGCTCGCTAAATTTGATCGCATAGCCATCCATAGAAGCTGTGGGAAATTGAGGATTATTGGTAGAAGCTTTGATGTCTATGGCTAAAATTCTATCTAAGCACTGTGTTAAAGCAATGTTTTCTATTTTTTCATATGTTTGTATGTGTGAATAAAGTATATCTAAACTTTGACTATAAGAAGTTAGCATTTTAGTCCTTAGTGCTTAAAATTCCCGCTCCTTGAAGTTTCAAAGAGCGTTCTTTAGCATAAATTTTTTCGCCATTAATGATATCATATTTCCATATAGGCGCACTTGCTTTAAAATCTTCTACAAAATCATTAATTAGTTTTAATCCTAGTTTTCTTTGCTTGCTTAAAACTCCAGCAAAATAAGAACTCTCATGTACCTTAACCTCACCAATAGAGTGAGCAAACATTAAGCTTACATTTTCATTCGCAAGTTTTTGGCACCATTTTTCAAACCAAGTTCTCAATAAAGGCTCATATATATCAAAACTCAAAGCCTCAATCTCATCTTCAGCTCTCACTATACCGCAAAATGTGATCAAAGCTCCGCAGTTTTTATTTTTAGCATATTCATACCATCTAGTATAAATGCTAGGAATTTCTAAGGCTCCTTGGTGTAATTCAAACATAACTCAACCTCCACAAACCGGTGGTAATAAACAAATTTTATCCCCATCTTTTAAGGTGGTTTCATCATCAAAAACCATTTCATCATTTAAAGCAACCGCACAAAGCTCAAGCCACTCTTTTAAGCTTTCATCTTGCCCTAAAATTGCTTTTAATTCTTTAAGATTGCTTACATTTAGTTCTAAGCTTTCTTTGTTAATTGGCCCTAAAAATTCAACTTTTACCATTTTTTTTACCTTTATTCTTTTATTTCTAAAATTCCCATCATTCCAAGATCTTCATGCTCTAAAATATGGCAGTGAAACATTCTAATACCGGTAAATTTTTGAATCATTCTAAGTCTTAATTCTTCTTTAGGTCTTACATTAATCGTATCTTGCAATGCTCTGAATTTTGCTTTTGTTGTTTTACCCTTAAATTTAGAAGATATGAGTTCAAATTGTGTTCCGTGTATATGGAAAGGATGATCCATATGTGAAGAATTTTTTACCACCCATTCTTCTACTTCATTTAATTTTGAGATTAAATCTGTTCTATTCATATCAAATGTTTTACCATTGATTAAAAACATAGAGGCAAGGCTTTTTTTGATTTCTTCTTCACTTTTCTTACTAATACCATGCATTTGCATGTGATCTTCACTCATAATCACTTCTTTAAAGCTTGTAGCTTCTTTTAAAGGTGGAAATTCGCGTAGTTTTTCAGGTATATTTTCTATAGTTTTTTCTACTTTAAGATCAGCTAACATAAGAGTGTAAGGTTCTTCTTTAATAAGCATTTTATCGCGGTCATAATAAGTACTTTCAAGTTTAAATTCACCCTTACTTGCTTTGATTAGCACTTCTACTCTTGAAGCAGGACTTAAAAATAACTCATCTAATTCAATACCTTTTTCTATAAGCCCTCCATCAGTTCCTACTAAAATAAATTTAGCACCTTTAATGCGTAAATTTAAATATCTTGCAGCACAAAAATTATAAATACGAATTCTTTGAGCTTTGTCAAGTGTTATTTTTGGTTTTAATTGTCCATTGATAAGAACTAAATTTCCTTCTCTACCATTTAGCCAATCAAATAAATTATTATCAGGAATTTGTGCATTTTCATCTAAACGCAAATCACTAATCACCCAATCTTGCTCTTGTAAATGCGACAACGCATCTTTTTTAGCTTTAACTACAAATACCCCTGCTAAGCCTTTATAAACTTGCTTTGCTGTGGTGTAGTGTGGGTGTGGATGATACCAGTAGGTTCCTGCTGAATTTTCTCTAAGTTTAAAGCGATAAATTCTTTCTCTACCCGGCATGATAGGATCATGTGGGTTACCATCTTGTTCAGGCGGTATATCAAGTCCATGCCAGTGGATAGTAGTTGGTTCTTTTAAACTATTTTTTACCAAAATTTCTACAGTATCACCTTCATAAACTTCTATTTTAGGTCCAGGTATAGAGCCATTGTAAGTAAAGCATTTTGTTTTTTTACCTTTAACAAGTTCTATTTGACTTTCTTTGATTTCTATACTTGATCTAAAGAAATTTTTCTTTGTGCTTGTGTTTTTTAGAAGTTTTAAATTTGCTAATGTTTGTCCGCTAGGAAAGTCTTTTTCGTTGAGTAATTTAATGTTTGGATTTTCTAGTTTAATAAAAGAAGTATCAATTTCTTTTGTATCTTTTTGTGTGTGTTTTGAATGCATATTGTGATGAGAATGATCTCCCATTGCATAAACACTGCTAATACTTGCTAAACTTAAAGCATTAAATTTTAAAAATAACCTTCTATCCATTAAATTTTTACTCCTAAATTAATTTTGATTTGGATTTTGATTATAGCTATTATTTGATTAATGATTGTAAATTATAAAAACAAGGTATAATTTTAATATGATTTGTTATACAAGTGGTTTTAAATCAAAAAATTAAGGAAAGATATGCTAATTAAAAATCATCTAGATAAAGACTTTCAAACCCCTGCTTATATTTTAGAAGAAGATAAACTTAGAAAAAATTGTGAGCTTTTAGCTAAAGTGAGCGAGCAAAGTGGAGTAAAAGTTTTGCTTGCTCTAAAGGGTTTTGCCTTTTCAGGTGCTATGGATATAGTGGGTGAGTATTTATCAGGTTGTACTTGCAGTGGGCTTTGGGAAGCTAAATTTGCAAAAGAATATATGGATAAAGAAATTCATACTTTTTCACCTGCTTTTAAAGAGGATGAAATAGATGAAATCATTGATCTTTCACACCATATAGTATTTAACTCTTTTAATCAGTTTAAAAAATTTAAAGACAAAGCAAGTTGCAAATCTCTTGGTTTGCGTTGCAATCCAGAGCTTTCGGTAGCTCCAAAAGAACTTTATAATCCTTGTGGTAGATTTTCAAGATTAGGAATTCGTGCGATTGATTTTGAAAATGAAGATTTAAGTACTTTAAGCGGACTTCATTTTCATGCTTTATGTGAAGAAAGTGCACATTCTTTAGAGCTTGTGTTAAATGCTTTTGAAGCTAAATTTTCAAAATTTATTAAAAATATGAAATGGATTAACTTTGGTGGGGGTCATCATATCACAAAAGAAGGTTATGACACGCAAAAACTAATTAATCTTTGTAAAAAATTTAGCGATAAATACGGTGTACAAGTGTATCTTGAGCCAGGTGAGGCTGTGGGTTGGCAGTGTGGGACTTTAGTTGCAAGTGTGATAGATATAGTAGAAAATGAGAAAAAAATAGCTATTTTAGATACTTCAAGTGAAGCTCATATGCCAGATACTATCATTATGCCTTATACAAGCGAGGTTTTAAATACTAGAATTTTATCAAGTCGTGATGGGGAAAAATATAGTGAGTTAAAAGAAGATGAATTTGCTTATTTACTTGGTGGTAATACTTGTTTAGCAGGGGATATCATGGGCGAGTATGCTTTTAATCAAGAGTTAAAAATAGGGCAAAAAATAGCATTTTTAGATCAAATCCATTATTCTATAGTCAAAAATACTACTTTTAATGGAGTAAGACTTCCAAATTTAATGTTCTTAGACAAGAATGAAAATTTATCTATGGTAAGAGAATTTGGTTATGAAAATTATTCAAAAAGAAACTAAAAATTGAGTTTTTTTGTAGTTTTTTGCAAATTTATGTTTTTTAAATAAAACTTTTTTTAAAATAGAAATGGAAACTGAAAATTAACAAAACTACAACGCTAAGCTTTTTCTAGTGTGTAATGTTTAGGAGTAATTTATGCATAGGGTTATACTAGCTATTTTAGCCTGTTTTAACTTTCTATTTGCTCAAGAAAATTTTGAAGTTAAAAATACTCAAATTTGGGATGTACAAAGAGTAATGAATATAGAAAGTTATCAAAATTTTGGTGCTTTGTGGACTAAACTACAAGGTGAGTATATTGCAAGTGCTGTTTTGATTATACTTATAGTGGTAATTTCAGCTTTTGCTTTACACTATATGGTCATAGGTCCAAAGAAATTTTCTCATGATGGTAAGAAAATTTATGCCTTTTCAGTATTTGAAAGATTGTTTCATTTTGTAGCAGCAATTTCTTGGATTATCCTTGTGCCAACCGGACTTATTATGATTTTTGGATCATATTTTGGTGGTGGATTTTTTGTAAGAATGTGTAAAAACTTACATGGTATTGCTACTATTTTGTTCATCATTTCTATCATTCCTATGCTTTTATGTTGGATTAAAAGAATGCTTCCTGCAAGTTATGATTTAAGATGGATGATGATGGTTGGTGGATATTTAAG
This genomic stretch from Campylobacter lari subsp. concheus harbors:
- a CDS encoding N-6 DNA methylase, translating into MQSKIDKITDILRRDDGISGAMHYSEQISWVLFLKFLDDYEEELKLEAELDEKPYKAILQEKFSWRAWAAPKTNEGKLDVKNALSGSDLLSFVNDELFPYLKSFKDNENFKSIEYKIGGIFEFIDNRIANGHTLREVINLVDELSFSKESDVFALGEVYEKLLKDMGSDGGNSGEFYTPRPLVRAMVEVLDPKAKERIYDPACGSCGFLVESFLHILYEDRAKKKKANLSVEELEFLQNDALFGKEKTPLSYAMGVMNMILHEVKSPNIIKTNTLNKKITDITENEKYEVILANPPFGGKEKDQIQNNFPIKSNATELLFLQHILKSLKNNGRCAIVVPEGVLFQNSNAFVSVKKDLLENFNLECVLSLPSGVFLPYSAVKTNVLFFSKGQRSICGENDESVYYYELVPPFKLTKNKPLEYTHLQEFLKCYKERKITANSYLVSKKELEERNYDLSAKNPNVKEEKTLREVEEILSELEQNQKQAKMLFEKIQKALV
- a CDS encoding molybdopterin molybdotransferase MoeA, translating into MLTSYSQSLDILYSHIQTYEKIENIALTQCLDRILAIDIKASTNNPQFPTASMDGYAIKFSEQDEPLSIIGEVPAGVFPSFKIQNKECVKTFTGSLMSDGCDTLVPVEKVEIKNGVVCIKEKVPQGFAVRKVGESYTEGEILLTKGTKIGYSEIALLAELGYFHICVFAKPIIGVLSSGSEIKDLGESLEHPAQIRSSNHIAIANMAKKLGAEARIFPLLKDDMQKTPSVLKQALNACDILVTTGGVSMGDFDFLKQAVKEYEIIIDKVNVKPGKHIKIAKFEDKFIFALPGFPYSAMVMFNLYVRELLNAWLLQEKDYVFKAFANTDYKKKSLHLEFVACNIEFKDGKIYANLKGKKQGSSAIINNLNHKAALMIAHDDIKENDLVDIIFMP
- a CDS encoding molybdopterin synthase catalytic subunit, which translates into the protein MFELHQGALEIPSIYTRWYEYAKNKNCGALITFCGIVRAEDEIEALSFDIYEPLLRTWFEKWCQKLANENVSLMFAHSIGEVKVHESSYFAGVLSKQRKLGLKLINDFVEDFKASAPIWKYDIINGEKIYAKERSLKLQGAGILSTKD
- a CDS encoding molybdopterin synthase, small subunit; protein product: MVKVEFLGPINKESLELNVSNLKELKAILGQDESLKEWLELCAVALNDEMVFDDETTLKDGDKICLLPPVCGG
- a CDS encoding multicopper oxidase family protein, which gives rise to MDRRLFLKFNALSLASISSVYAMGDHSHHNMHSKHTQKDTKEIDTSFIKLENPNIKLLNEKDFPSGQTLANLKLLKNTSTKKNFFRSSIEIKESQIELVKGKKTKCFTYNGSIPGPKIEVYEGDTVEILVKNSLKEPTTIHWHGLDIPPEQDGNPHDPIMPGRERIYRFKLRENSAGTYWYHPHPHYTTAKQVYKGLAGVFVVKAKKDALSHLQEQDWVISDLRLDENAQIPDNNLFDWLNGREGNLVLINGQLKPKITLDKAQRIRIYNFCAARYLNLRIKGAKFILVGTDGGLIEKGIELDELFLSPASRVEVLIKASKGEFKLESTYYDRDKMLIKEEPYTLMLADLKVEKTIENIPEKLREFPPLKEATSFKEVIMSEDHMQMHGISKKSEEEIKKSLASMFLINGKTFDMNRTDLISKLNEVEEWVVKNSSHMDHPFHIHGTQFELISSKFKGKTTKAKFRALQDTINVRPKEELRLRMIQKFTGIRMFHCHILEHEDLGMMGILEIKE
- the nspC gene encoding carboxynorspermidine decarboxylase; this encodes MLIKNHLDKDFQTPAYILEEDKLRKNCELLAKVSEQSGVKVLLALKGFAFSGAMDIVGEYLSGCTCSGLWEAKFAKEYMDKEIHTFSPAFKEDEIDEIIDLSHHIVFNSFNQFKKFKDKASCKSLGLRCNPELSVAPKELYNPCGRFSRLGIRAIDFENEDLSTLSGLHFHALCEESAHSLELVLNAFEAKFSKFIKNMKWINFGGGHHITKEGYDTQKLINLCKKFSDKYGVQVYLEPGEAVGWQCGTLVASVIDIVENEKKIAILDTSSEAHMPDTIIMPYTSEVLNTRILSSRDGEKYSELKEDEFAYLLGGNTCLAGDIMGEYAFNQELKIGQKIAFLDQIHYSIVKNTTFNGVRLPNLMFLDKNENLSMVREFGYENYSKRN
- a CDS encoding formate dehydrogenase subunit gamma → MHRVILAILACFNFLFAQENFEVKNTQIWDVQRVMNIESYQNFGALWTKLQGEYIASAVLIILIVVISAFALHYMVIGPKKFSHDGKKIYAFSVFERLFHFVAAISWIILVPTGLIMIFGSYFGGGFFVRMCKNLHGIATILFIISIIPMLLCWIKRMLPASYDLRWMMMVGGYLSKEKKPIPAGKFNFGQKSWYYIAVFGGFLMIITGAFMFFLDFNSTSLQSIFGISHIDILRASAIIHNILGILCAVFFAIHIYMAVFAIKGSIHSMISGYKEEEEVYILHSYWYKELSDKKQINPSFTYDSKTKF